A window of Phragmitibacter flavus contains these coding sequences:
- a CDS encoding MFS transporter has protein sequence MQASRKSQFFVIFLTILLSTIGFGVCIPVLPLYAEKFNATETQNGLLIGVFSLLVFFTAPLWGKLSDRYGRRPVLLFSVLGSAAGYFLMGSANTLAMLFVARIIDGASGGNVAAAQAYIADITTPEERSKAMGLIGAAFGLGFIIGPALGGILSEQISAQAPFIFVGVLCLINALLVATSLPETHTAERRKQHGPQLPLSALPKHSDAPLFFTVAVGYFLSLAAFAIMTMTFALFGEKRFDLDQTHIGYILATIGVVGVLIQGGLIRRLLPKYGEVPLARSGMLFLLIGFVLLPLVGSVTSLVIVCCLVAAGNSLVQPTLNGLASRSVDAAWQGRALGLLQSFASLGRAIGAWMGGWLLGMDRGLDHYGRTPFWVAAALMLVTLVLALKLRAPQGQTTVVEPVVI, from the coding sequence GTGCAAGCATCCCGCAAATCTCAATTCTTCGTCATCTTCCTCACCATTCTGCTGAGCACCATTGGCTTTGGGGTTTGCATACCGGTGCTGCCGCTTTATGCAGAGAAGTTCAATGCCACCGAGACCCAGAACGGCCTTCTTATAGGGGTGTTCTCTTTGCTGGTGTTTTTCACGGCTCCACTGTGGGGGAAACTTTCCGACCGCTATGGGCGTCGACCGGTGTTGTTGTTCAGCGTGCTGGGGTCTGCGGCGGGCTATTTTTTGATGGGATCTGCCAACACGCTCGCGATGCTTTTTGTGGCCCGGATCATTGACGGTGCATCTGGCGGCAATGTGGCGGCTGCCCAGGCTTACATCGCGGACATCACCACCCCGGAAGAGCGGTCGAAGGCGATGGGGTTGATCGGGGCGGCGTTTGGACTTGGGTTTATTATCGGGCCTGCGTTGGGGGGCATCCTCTCCGAACAGATCTCCGCACAAGCACCCTTCATTTTTGTTGGGGTGTTGTGTTTGATCAATGCGCTGTTGGTGGCCACGTCGCTGCCGGAGACCCACACGGCGGAACGCCGCAAACAGCATGGTCCGCAACTGCCGCTGAGTGCACTTCCCAAACACAGTGATGCCCCGCTTTTTTTCACGGTGGCGGTCGGATATTTTCTGTCGCTGGCGGCGTTTGCGATCATGACGATGACGTTTGCCTTGTTTGGTGAAAAACGCTTCGACCTAGACCAGACTCACATTGGCTACATCCTGGCGACCATCGGGGTGGTGGGGGTGCTGATTCAGGGCGGTTTGATCCGTCGATTGCTCCCGAAGTATGGAGAAGTGCCTCTGGCAAGGTCAGGGATGCTTTTCCTGTTGATCGGTTTTGTGCTCCTGCCGTTGGTTGGCAGTGTAACTTCACTTGTGATCGTGTGCTGCCTGGTGGCGGCCGGCAACAGTTTGGTTCAGCCGACTCTCAACGGACTGGCTTCACGAAGTGTGGATGCGGCCTGGCAGGGTCGGGCATTGGGACTGCTGCAATCGTTTGCCAGTCTTGGCCGGGCGATTGGTGCCTGGATGGGCGGCTGGCTGTTGGGCATGGATCGCGGACTTGACCACTACGGCCGCACGCCGTTTTGGGTGGCGGCGGCACTGATGCT
- a CDS encoding 3-keto-disaccharide hydrolase: MHRFLALTVLSIVSIISTASSNAEEWKPEPGFVSLFNGKDLSGWCFRAKTDKKATQAGEIIANFEGKTASSDDGRYSAKDGILTVNFPKGAERLIAQIYTVAEFPKDFILKLEFRASPNADSGVFVRKPQLQCRDYLVAGPYTELKNYQPQEWNQITVTVKDNVAHCECNGEVLEAALALPATGPIGLEGDRGQMEYRHIQLKELP, from the coding sequence ATGCATCGTTTCCTTGCTCTCACCGTTCTGTCCATCGTCAGCATCATCAGCACCGCCAGTTCCAACGCGGAGGAATGGAAACCTGAACCGGGATTTGTTTCCCTGTTCAACGGCAAGGATCTCAGCGGCTGGTGTTTCCGCGCCAAGACGGACAAGAAGGCGACTCAAGCCGGAGAGATCATCGCCAATTTTGAAGGCAAGACTGCCTCATCCGATGATGGCCGTTACAGCGCCAAGGACGGCATCCTCACCGTGAACTTTCCGAAGGGGGCGGAACGTCTTATCGCTCAGATTTACACGGTGGCCGAGTTTCCGAAGGATTTCATTTTGAAGCTCGAGTTCCGCGCCTCGCCCAATGCGGACAGCGGGGTCTTTGTTCGTAAACCGCAGCTGCAATGCCGTGATTACCTTGTTGCCGGACCGTATACTGAGCTGAAAAACTACCAACCGCAGGAATGGAATCAGATCACGGTGACGGTGAAAGACAATGTCGCGCATTGCGAATGCAACGGTGAGGTTCTTGAAGCTGCGCTGGCACTTCCCGCCACCGGACCCATCGGCCTTGAAGGGGATCGCGGTCAGATGGAGTATCGTCACATTCAGCTCAAGGAACTGCCTTGA
- a CDS encoding TetR/AcrR family transcriptional regulator, whose amino-acid sequence MNTASASPPRRLRERQRKLENLLDAAGEVFAKKGFHNTSMEDIAAAAEYATGTLYRYFPSKEALYVGLLESRYAAVIAEVKSRVAQTDNPLDGLRAVISAQVDSMRRDLSILQIFFGERMEAGSKSDRWAHIESLHQEFHEWLAEGFARGQLAGVFLPGDPKLYVMAIQGMLSALLRDWVKSSGPTADIEQQKNFLIEFSLRAICVNPTQTS is encoded by the coding sequence ATGAACACCGCTTCCGCTTCTCCACCCCGACGTCTGCGCGAACGCCAGCGTAAACTTGAGAATTTGTTGGATGCCGCTGGTGAGGTTTTTGCGAAGAAGGGATTTCACAACACCTCCATGGAAGACATCGCTGCGGCTGCGGAGTATGCGACGGGAACGCTCTATCGGTATTTCCCCAGCAAAGAAGCTTTGTATGTGGGACTGCTGGAAAGCCGATATGCTGCGGTTATTGCCGAGGTCAAATCGCGCGTCGCCCAAACGGACAATCCTCTCGACGGACTGCGGGCCGTGATCTCCGCCCAAGTGGATTCCATGCGCCGCGACCTGTCCATTCTGCAAATTTTCTTCGGTGAACGGATGGAGGCGGGCAGCAAGTCGGACAGGTGGGCTCACATCGAATCGTTGCATCAAGAGTTCCACGAATGGCTGGCGGAAGGATTTGCCAGGGGACAACTGGCAGGCGTATTCTTACCCGGTGATCCCAAGCTCTACGTCATGGCCATCCAGGGCATGCTTTCAGCGCTGTTGCGTGATTGGGTCAAAAGTTCGGGACCGACGGCGGACATCGAGCAACAAAAGAATTTCCTCATTGAGTTTTCTCTTCGTGCCATCTGCGTCAATCCAACCCAAACTTCATGA
- a CDS encoding efflux RND transporter periplasmic adaptor subunit — protein sequence MNFIQPTLLSALAIPTTLLLMTSCGEKPSQAPPARPPQAVIVATVEQKTVPIYVENVAQTEANATVEIRARVQGFLMDAPFKEGGYVKKGDLLFQIDPKPYQAAVDQAQANVTKADATLGRANADVDRIKPLVEQRAISQQELDNAIATAKVAEADLLAARAGLTTAQLELGYTTMRAPFDGLIGARQVDVGNFVGNTADTTLLATISTTDPMRATFHVAEANYLRYQRRFMGDEAAAEEHSAAMAFDLILSDGSTYAHKGKFDFAERALDARAGTLKLVVTFPNPELLLRPGQFARVRAMPEERPDAILVPQRAVITTQSAQSVMVVGEGNKVEVRPIKTSTRFQDQWIVTTGLKAGEKVIIEGLQKAAPGIVVNPMDPPPDEAPAAEPAKPSATPAAEEAPSAK from the coding sequence ATGAACTTCATCCAACCCACGCTGCTCAGCGCGCTGGCCATCCCGACCACTTTGTTGTTGATGACCTCCTGCGGAGAAAAACCTTCCCAAGCCCCTCCGGCTCGACCTCCCCAGGCAGTCATTGTTGCCACCGTTGAACAAAAAACGGTGCCGATCTACGTGGAAAACGTCGCGCAAACCGAAGCAAACGCCACCGTTGAGATCCGCGCACGCGTTCAGGGTTTTCTCATGGACGCCCCGTTTAAGGAGGGCGGTTACGTCAAAAAAGGCGACCTGCTGTTCCAGATTGATCCGAAGCCGTATCAGGCCGCCGTTGACCAGGCTCAGGCGAATGTCACCAAAGCCGATGCCACCCTTGGCCGCGCCAATGCGGACGTGGACCGCATCAAACCGCTGGTCGAGCAACGTGCCATCTCCCAGCAGGAACTGGACAACGCCATCGCCACGGCCAAGGTTGCCGAGGCGGATCTCCTCGCTGCCAGGGCCGGACTGACGACCGCCCAACTTGAACTGGGCTACACCACCATGCGCGCGCCGTTTGATGGATTGATCGGAGCCCGACAAGTTGATGTGGGAAATTTCGTTGGCAACACGGCGGACACCACCCTGCTCGCCACCATTTCCACCACCGATCCCATGCGCGCCACCTTCCACGTGGCCGAAGCGAACTATCTGCGCTACCAACGCCGGTTCATGGGTGATGAAGCGGCGGCGGAGGAACACAGTGCGGCCATGGCTTTCGATCTGATCCTCAGCGACGGCAGCACCTACGCCCACAAGGGCAAATTTGACTTTGCCGAACGCGCCCTGGATGCGCGAGCCGGGACCTTGAAACTGGTGGTTACCTTCCCCAATCCGGAACTGCTGCTGCGACCCGGACAATTTGCAAGAGTTCGCGCCATGCCCGAAGAACGGCCCGACGCAATCCTCGTTCCGCAGCGCGCCGTGATCACCACCCAAAGTGCGCAGTCCGTCATGGTCGTTGGCGAAGGCAACAAGGTGGAGGTCCGCCCCATCAAAACTTCCACCCGGTTTCAAGATCAGTGGATCGTCACCACCGGCCTCAAGGCAGGCGAGAAAGTGATCATTGAAGGTCTGCAAAAAGCCGCCCCCGGCATCGTGGTGAACCCCATGGACCCTCCGCCCGATGAAGCCCCGGCAGCCGAACCGGCCAAGCCATCCGCCACCCCAGCAGCGGAAGAAGCGCCATCCGCCAAGTAA